The following are from one region of the Magallana gigas chromosome 4, xbMagGiga1.1, whole genome shotgun sequence genome:
- the LOC105335242 gene encoding uncharacterized protein produces MIVALILVFFFMEVRAVTNDGSCKDMLQQYLTGHLSSALGAYQIEDLRDEFKSFTDQIEKSVKAIKEKIRETKNRSVVYTRWGKKTCPSNAELVLSGFTGGSWYDHKGAAVDLLCLPRDPEWGEYIDGVKGTKAYVFGAEYETYYTISNLRTVYNHDVPCAVCLLRNKSVVKMFPARKTCYKGWKLEYHGNLMAGIMTIQLVQCTPVLTSIQTLYMVVVQIKMVDCFIP; encoded by the exons ATGATTGTGGCTCTTAttcttgtgtttttttttatggaagTACGGGCTGTAACAAACGATGGAAGTTGTAAAGACATGCTGCAGCAATATCTGACAGGACATTTGTCATCTGCTCTAGGAGCATACCAAATAGAGGATTTGAGGGACGAATTCAAAAGTTTCACCGACCAAATCGAAAAATCAGTGAAAgctattaaagaaaaaatcagag AAACCAAAAACAGGAGCGTTGTTTACACAAGATGGGGAAAAAAAACATGTCCTTCGAATGCCGAGTTAGTTCTATCAG GCTTCACTGGCGGTTCATGGTACGATCACAAAGGAGCAGCGGTTGATCTTCTGTGTTTACCAAGAGATCCAGAGTGGGGTGAATACATTGATGGAGTTAAAGGGACCAAAGCTTATGTTTTTGGTGCGGAATACGAAACATACTACACCATCAGCAACCTGCGCACAGTCTATAATCATGATGTACCGTGTGCTGTTTGTCTTCTTCGAAATAAATCCGTCGTCAAAATGTTTCCAG cCAGAAAAACGTGTTACAAAGGATGGAAATTAGAGTATCACGGGAACTTAATGGCGGGTATTATGACCATCCAGCTGGTACAATGTACACCTGTGTTGACGAGCATCCAGACACTTTACATGGTGGTGGTGCAAATCAAAATGGTAGACTGTTTTATTCCGTAG